From Phragmites australis chromosome 5, lpPhrAust1.1, whole genome shotgun sequence, a single genomic window includes:
- the LOC133919338 gene encoding uncharacterized protein LOC133919338, whose amino-acid sequence MQAPRGGAFLGKRKEREYYYPSSSYSSEQAVPLARPPPFAKPDPRGKPDRPAARLSAKPLLAPPPGAAGLGGGGGNKLLAGYLAHEFLRCGTLLGERRLVPPQPIRKEKEPAAVAALEARRRYTEVSRLLVAGGARIPGVVNPAQLGRWLRIKE is encoded by the coding sequence ATGCAGGCGCCGCGTGGCGGAGCCTTCCTCGGGAAGCGGAAGGAGCGGGAGTACTACTACCCCTCCTCGTCCTACTCGTCGGAGCAGGCGGTGCCGctcgcgcggccgccgccgttCGCTAAGCCCGACCCGCGCGGCAAGCCGGATCGCCCTGCGGCTCGGCTTAGCGCCAAGCCGCTGCTTGCCCCGCCGCCGGGGGCGGCTGGCctgggcggaggcggcggcaacAAGCTGCTGGCCGGGTACCTGGCGCACGAGTTCCTGAGGTGCGGCACGCTCCTCGGCGAGCGGCGGCTCGTGCCGCCGCAGCCGATCCGGAAGGAGAAGGAGCCCGCTGCCGTCGCCGCGCTCGAGGCGCGCAGGCGGTACACGGAGGTGTCGCGACTGCTCGTTGCGGGCGGGGCCCGCATCCCCGGCGTCGTCAACCCGGCGCAGCTAGGCCGCTGGCTCCGGATCAAGGAGTAG
- the LOC133919339 gene encoding putative disease resistance RPP13-like protein 1 produces the protein MEGKTIFASHMPATASPSPRTTGVPPLPNEERVMMYSAKMDDMVIAETYKHVPFRSRKQRRLPRGGAGDATSLIEMESSKPENKTSIVIHGKSTRVYRTDVSSFKALVQQLTGNTSSSPIPRPENISDVTSAKTDDSAITNVNTCDQKGFSVAFSPLRNMEIEGGVRDTQEEIIGRVDNKHEEITGRVDNKYEGIFDRASDKHAIMELILSHDPGNKRFTTVCIVGAEGLGKTALASLVYCDDTMRRTFDARAWLCLSDACDYEGLLRSVVASLTGVSCRISEREGLEEVLEEELMGKTFLLVWANLHENNVDVCRHLLPLLSVGDKGSAVMVTTSSNMVAGHLGTAHTYNLKPFRHDVFLNMAKPDFVEYSPLKRIISKIISECSGFPIFAKVIRGILYSASTQVCLDDIVGRKLTEILSKPYSHLHHLLYLSYSCLHPNQKRRLLYCSMFPRDYTYNREKLLRLWMSQGFIVPEKEKHRHDNCNDAFDELLFRSFFDYSPSSELREQKYVMSELSSHLAWSASGNSGNKFFRAHDHELHCIPKDVHHLSVIPKHCDSEIYFSSFTELRDLSTFLLVCNSQFESSDSQFHIMDVKALGECFHNFKCLKTLDLSHTDMKELPESVGYITSLCFLGLNNTNIRRLPNSVCNLFNLQTLELQNSAYLVELPNDIKNLTSLCHLDASKEHGEIYVPPGIGQLTNLWTLTTFTVGGVSWDCKVSELAYLNSLKGCLHIRSLNNVKNAEDARGACLAAKKLKNLSLEWCKRGEDVESNDSIFVAEEVLEALEPHILLRELNIKGYYGLKFPSWIGNHSQSNLDSITLDNCYDCEKLPPLGVLPALRCLFIQNLRRVQLISYEFCATDNISHKSFPKLEILKLRDMYNLECWHDVMDGDFPSLRSLSIERCPKLKSIPCFQFISDISIMSCSKLNLPGLQSLQTLKVGDLRRRMSFSLSCELRSLLMLEVICCEHLCSVDGLSCLQSLKHLKFRTCPRLNFVQDEPLPDTLETVDIHSNCYALSKWRPNGFEELPDASEVYRKFVRRKCEGKRVDDAVMQGAMSHKP, from the exons ATGGAAGGAAAGACGATCTTCGCATCTCACATGCCGGCCACCGCTTCGCCATCGCCGCGGACCACTG GTGTGCCGCCACTGCCGAATGAGGAAAGGGTGATGATGTATTCCGCCAAGATGGACGATATGGTGATCGCAGAGACTTACAAGCATGTCCCATTTAGATCGCGAAAACAGAGAAGATTGCCAAGAGGTGGTGCAGGTGATGCAACTTCACTTATAGAAATGGAGTCTTCAAAACCAGAGAACAAAACTTCCATAGTCATCCATGGCAAAAGTACTCGTGTGTATAGAACAGATGTTTCCTCTTTTAAAGCGCTCGTCCAACAATTGACTGGCAATACATCCAGCAGTCCTATTCCCAGACCTGAAAACATCTCTGATGTTACGAGCGCTAAAACAGATGACTCTGCCATTACCAATGTCAATACTTGTGACCAGAAGGGGTTCTCAGTAGCCTTTTCACCTTTGCGTAATATGGAGATCGAAGGAGGAGTAAGGGATACTCAAGAAGAGATTATTGGAAGAGTAGACAATAAGCATGAGGAGATCACAGGAAGAGTAGACAATAAGTATGAAGGGATCTTCGATAGAGCTTCTGACAAGCATGCGATCATGGAACTCATTTTGTCACATGACCCCGGCAACAAACGTTTTACTACCGTCTGCATCGTAGGTGCTGAAGGTCTCGGCAAGACAGCTCTGGCTTCTCTTGTTTACTGTGACGACACTATGCGCAGAACCTTTGATGCAAGGGCATGGCTGTGCTTATCTGATGCATGTGATTATGAGGGATTACTCAGATCTGTCGTGGCATCTCTTACTGGTGTCTCATGCAGGATCAGCGAGCGAGAGGGACTTGAGGAGGTATTGGAAGAAGAGCTCATGGGAAAGACGTTCTTGCTTGTCTGGGCTAATTTGCATGAGAATAATGTTGATGTCTGCAGGCATCTCCTTCCTTTGTTGAGCGTTGGTGACAAGGGAAGTGCGGTCATGGTTACCACAAGCAGCAATATGGTTGCTGGGCACCTTGGCACAGCACATACTTACAATTTGAAGCCTTTCAGGCACGACGTCTTCCTGAACATGGCCAAGCCCGATTTTGTAGAATACTCCCCCCTGAAAAGAATCATTAGCAAAATTATTTCGGAGTGTTCGGGCTTTCCAATATTTGCTAAGGTAATTCGTGGCATTTTGTACTCAGCTTCCACTCAGGTATGTCTTGATGATATTGTTGGTCGTAAGTTGACAGAGATCTTGAGCAAACCATATAGCCACCTACACCATCTGTTATATCTCAGTTATAGCTGCTTGCATCCAAATCAGAAGAGGCGCCTTTTATACTGCTCAATGTTTCCAAGAGACTATACCTACAACAGAGAGAAGTTGCTTAGGCTTTGGATGTCGCAAGGATTTATTGTACCAGAGAAGGAAAAGCACAGACATGATAACTGCAATGATGCCTTCGATGAGTTGTTGTTCAGGTCATTCTTCGATTATTCGCCGTCAAGTGAGCTCAGAGAACAAAAGTATGTGATGTCTGAGCTGTCTTCCCATCTTGCATGGTCTGCTTCTGGTAATTCTGGTAATAAATTCTTCAGAGCACATGATCATGAGTTACATTGCATACCAAAAGATGTTCATCATTTATCAGTTATCCCCAAACACTGTGATTCTGAAATATACTTCAGCTCTTTCACAGAACTTAGAGATTTGAGCACGTTTTTACTTGTATGTAACTCTCAGTTCGAATCTAGTGATAGTCAGTTCCATATTATGGATGTTAAGGCACTTGGTGAGTGCTTTCATAATTTCAAATGCTTGAAGACTTTGGATTTGAGTCATACAGACATGAAAGAGCTTCCAGAATCAGTTGGTTACATAACTTCCTTGTGCTTTCTTGGACTAAATAACACAAACATCAGAAGGCTTCCGAATTCCGTATGCAACCTTTTCAACTTGCAAACTTTGGAGCTACAAAATTCAGCTTATCTGGTGGAGCTGCCCAATGATATCAAGAATTTGACTAGCCTCTGTCATCTTGATGCTTCTAAAGAGCATGGTGAAATTTATGTTCCTCCTGGAATTGGGCAACTAACAAATCTCTGGACTTTGACAACATTTACTGTAGGAGGTGTTTCATGGGATTGCAAAGTTTCGGAACTAGCATATTTGAATAGCCTGAAGGGATGTCTCCACATCCGGAGTCTGAATAATGTTAAAAATGCAGAGGATGCAAGGGGAGCTTGCCTAGCTGCAAAGAAGCTCAAGAACTTATCGCTAGAGTGGTGCAAGAGAGGAGAAGATGTTGAAAGCAACGACAGCATATTTGTTGCAGAAGAGGTTCTTGAAGCACTTGAACCCCATATTCTACTGAGAGAGCTGAATATAAAAGGTTACTATGGCCTGAAATTCCCTAGCTGGATAGGAAATCATTCACAGTCTAACCTAGACTCCATCACACTTGATAATTGCTATGATTGTGAGAAGCTCCCACCTCTCGGTGTGCTTCCAGCCCTCAGATGCTTGTTCATTCAAAATCTTAGAAGAGTTCAACTAATAAGTTATGAATTTTGTGCCACCGACAACATCAGTCACAAGAGCTTCCCAAAGCTAGAGATACTGAAGCTGCGTGATATGTACAATCTAGAGTGTTGGCATGATGTGATGGATGGAGATTTCCCTTCGCTTCGCAGCTTGTCAATCGAGAGGTGTCCAAAGTTAAAGTCCATTCCTTGTTTCCAATTCATATCCGATATCTCAATTATGTCTTGCAGCAAGTTGAACCTGCCTGGCCTGCAGTCTCTTCAGACCTTGAAAGTTGGTGACCTGAGACGGCGGATGTCCTTTTCCCTCTCATGTGAACTGCGCTCACTTCTGATGCTAGAGGTTATATGTTGTGAACATCTTTGTTCGGTGGATGGCCTCAGCTGCCTGCAGTCACTAAAGCATCTCAAATTTAGAACTTGCCCGAGGCTCAACTTCGTTCAAGATGAGCCACTTCCTGATACTCTTGAAACTGTCGATATCCACAGCAACTGCTATGCGCTCAGCAAATGGCGGCCAAATGGATTTGAGGAGTTGCCTGATGCGAGTGAG GTATACCGGAAGTTCGTCAGGCGGAAATGCGAGGGCAAACGAGTTGATGATGCAGTGATGCAAGGAGCCATGAGTCATAAGCCATGA
- the LOC133919340 gene encoding putative disease resistance protein RGA3 — MVVSVVGMAGVGKTAIVQLACNDQRIRDFFDCRVWIYSGQGVDVVSATKTMVHACGGDTRDITELSLLQGLLVDLLKGKRFLIVLDEVWNIEKAVWELLEGPLRFALRGSKVIVTSRNAEVGMTMGCDHRRQLRLNCLSDATCWLICKSYAFDYHEMEMCPKLASVGEEIVKGCKGLPLVAKAVGGLIRCKPDGEKWWEVLHSDVWNNDELVNEILPIVRHSYDHLPRHLKNCFAYCSLFPKGYIFDKEELIRLWMAQGFLQHHERLLPEDVGRKYFDDLLGRCFFQESPFYDVTEGRYEMHDVFHVLAQSIAEKEYSSIDSYKYNNRCDMINHESIRHSSMLPSLTESDLTIEGQLFHRQDLRTLLVIKRSCYETEGNSLFVKIPYDLFLLLECLRTLDLSNTSISQIPSSIGNLIHLRYLGLKNTKLKRIPESVCGLLNLQTLDLKHSHCLTELPRGIRYLVNLRHLELPVSEYPSISIPSELELLTGLQTLNAFYVADNSVDCGISGLRYMVNLSGELHISGLMNVCHVRDAINADMHSKTKLKKLVLKWWSLTARSQLLDVQTSSLVLDKLQPHPNLEELIVSGYCSDKFPSWLGSCYFFNLVKVTLEGCENCDVFPSLGQLPCLKHLVIQQMEKVQIIGREFIGFSGLLTQGFPALETLDIRKMYDLEIWDGVEDGDFPLLRDLNVSGCSKLRKLPQLGSLVNLRIQSCEQLCDLPVLRALKYLKLEGFDKMMHLPQLPILPLLQILEVSCCKKLSSIGRLEHLMALQLLKITKCPMLQFAQDEPVLACSRLCICLMDVTC, encoded by the coding sequence ATGGTCGTGTCCGTCGTTGGTATGGCCGGCGTGGGAAAGACCGCCATCGTCCAGCTCGCCTGCAACGACCAAAGGATCAGGGATTTCTTCGATTGCCGCGTATGGATTTACTCGGGGCAAGGTGTTGATGTGGTGAGCGCGACCAAGACGATGGTGCACGCGTGTGGAGGGGATACCCGTGACATCACTGAATTGAGCTTGCTGCAGGGCCTGCTCGTGGACCTTCTGAAGGGGAAGAGGTTCTTGATTGTGCTCGATGAGGTGTGGAACATCGAAAAGGCCGTGTGGGAGCTGCTCGAGGGGCCTCTTCGGTTTGCGCTGCGAGGAAGCAAGGTGATAGTTACTAGCCGCAATGCGGAGGTGGGCATGACCATGGGATGTGATCACAGACGTCAGTTGAGGCTGAATTGTTTATCTGATGCTACCTGCTGGTTGATTTGCAAGAGCTATGCTTTTGATTACCATGAGATGGAGATGTGTCCTAAATTGGCTTCAGTCGGTGAGGAGATTGTCAAGGGGTGCAAGGGCCTGCCGCTTGTGGCCAAGGCAGTTGGGGGTCTGATTAGGTGTAAACCTGATGGAGAGAAGTGGTGGGAGGTCTTACACAGTGATGTGTGGAACAACGACGAATTGGTGAATGAGATTCTGCCGATTGTTAGGCACAGCTATGATCATCTTCCACGACATCTGAAAAATTGTTTTGCATattgctccttgtttcccaaaGGATACATATTTGATAAGGAGGAATTGATCCGCTTGTGGATGGCACAAGGTTTTCTTCAACATCATGAAAGGTTGCTGCCTGAAGATGTTGGTCGCAAGTACTTTGACGACTTGCTTGGGAGATGCTTCTTCCAGGAGTCACCATTCTATGATGTCACTGAGGGAAGGTATGAAatgcatgatgtttttcatgtatTAGCGCAGTCTATTGCTGAAAAGGAATATTCCAGTATTGATTCATACAAATACAACAACAGATGTGATATGATTAATCATGAGAGTATTAGGCATTCATCAATGCTTCCATCACTCACCGAATCAGATTTAACTATAGAAGGTCAGCTCTTCCATAGGCAGGATCTGCGCACGCTTTTGGTCATCAAAAGGTCCTGCTATGAAACTGAAGGGAATTCCTTATTTGTTAAGATACCATACGATCTATTCTTGCTCCTGGAATGCCTACGGACACTCGATTTAAGTAATACTAGCATCAGTCAGATCCCTAGCTCTATTGGTAATTTGATACACTTGCGGTACCTTGGTCTGAAGAATACCAAACTCAAAAGGATTCCTGAATCAGTCTGCGGACTCTTGAACCTGCAAACACTAGATTTGAAGCATTCCCACTGTCTTACTGAGCTCCCACGGGGAATTAGGTACCTTGTTAATCTTCGGCACCTAGAACTACCAGTATCAGAGTACCCAAGCATCTCCATTCCATCTGAGCTTGAGCTTCTAACTGGTCTTCAGACACTGAATGCATTTTATGTGGCAGATAATTCTGTAGATTGTGGTATAAGTGGGCTGCGCTACATGGTAAACCTAAGTGGAGAGCTGCACATTTCAGGATTAATGAATGTATGCCACGTGCGAGATGCTATAAATGCAGATATGCACAGCAAGACGAAACTGAAAAAATTGGTGCTGAAATGGTGGAGCCTCACTGCTAGGTCACAACTTCTAGATGTGCAGACCTCAAGTTTGGTGCTGGATAAGCTCCAACCTCATCCAAATCTAGAGGAATTGATAGTAAGTGGTTACTGCAGTGACAAATTTCCATCATGGCTGGGAAGTTGCTACTTCTTTAATTTAGTTAAAGTGACTCTGGAAGGGTGCGAAAATTGTGATGTATTTCCATCACTTGGACAATTGCCATGCCTCAAACACCTTGTTATACAACAAATGGAGAAAGTGCAAATCATTGGAAGAGAGTTCATTGGTTTTAGTGGTTTGCTAACTCAAGGATTTCCAGCACTCGAGACGTTGGATATAAGGAAAATGTACGATTTGGAGATATGGGATGGAGTAGAAGATGGGGATTTCCCTCTTCTACGAGATCTAAATGTTAGTGGATGCAGTAAATTAAGAAAGTTGCCTCAGCTTGGTTCTTTGGTAAACCTGAGAATCCAGTCCTGTGAGCAACTCTGTGACCTCCCTGTCTTGCGGGCGCTCAAATACTTGAAACTGGAAGGCTTTGACAAAATGATGCATCTTCCTCAACTTCCGATTTTACCTTTGTTGCAAATTCTGGAGGTTAGCTGTTGCAAGAAACTTTCGTCAATCGGACGGTTGGAACACCTCATGGCGCTCCAGTTGTTGAAAATCACAAAATGCCCAATGCTGCAGTTTGCACAAGATGAACCTGTGCTAGCATGCTCAAGGCTGTGCATATGCTTGATGGATGTCACTTGCTAA